The following are encoded in a window of Mycolicibacterium tusciae JS617 genomic DNA:
- a CDS encoding DUF1622 domain-containing protein, whose amino-acid sequence MRTEEFFERATQAFEVLGVLSMVVGFVFAFALSIVAWKRTKSGGRAFKTLRESLGGAILLGLELLVAADIVKTVTSTPSLTDAAVLGMIVLIRTVLSFTIEIEIDGVPPWRKALRTGPEILTSAARKAMKAEPDSPA is encoded by the coding sequence GTGCGAACGGAAGAGTTCTTCGAGCGGGCGACGCAGGCGTTCGAGGTGCTGGGCGTTTTGTCGATGGTCGTGGGGTTCGTCTTTGCCTTCGCCCTGTCGATAGTCGCCTGGAAACGCACCAAAAGCGGTGGTCGTGCGTTCAAGACGTTGCGGGAATCGCTGGGTGGAGCAATTCTTCTCGGCCTCGAACTGCTTGTCGCGGCCGATATCGTCAAGACCGTCACGTCGACGCCGTCACTGACCGACGCCGCCGTTCTCGGAATGATCGTGCTGATCCGGACGGTGCTCAGTTTCACGATCGAGATCGAAATCGACGGCGTCCCACCGTGGCGCAAGGCGCTGCGAACCGGCCCGGAGATACTGACGAGCGCGGCCCGCAAGGCCATGAAGGCCGAACCAGACTCCCCCGCCTAA
- a CDS encoding alpha/beta fold hydrolase, which yields MTMNARRRRAHDKLAALPGVRAVRRPVRSGANGADDEFDLYYVRTGRKNAHPLVVIPGGPGAASVALYRGFRRRAAAEGLDVIMIEHRGVGLSRHDDRGADLPPEALTIGQVVDDVAAVLDDAGVDKAVIYGTSYGTYLAAGFGVRHPQRVHAMVLDSPVLSAQDIDAVREAARRLLWNGDDPETADLAPKVRRLVGDDQLTPAATQLAIAVYGLAGPTLLRRQLDLLLTGKHWLWSGMGQATRLVLERKAPYRNEPDLVNRIAYRELNYGATPDGKPFDPAVAYLEADTGTTQFDAEPFDLVAEMPKFTWPTVVISGGRDLITPPTVAQRVTSLIPNSVLVNLPTAGHSIVDLREGAALDIVEAVYDGTFETLGERGAGLDSKPAGLGIRALIWGIEAAATLESAVPAVVPRTVRRATS from the coding sequence ATGACCATGAACGCCAGACGCCGGCGCGCGCACGACAAACTCGCGGCGCTTCCCGGTGTTCGCGCCGTCCGTCGACCGGTGCGAAGCGGTGCGAACGGCGCCGACGACGAGTTCGACCTGTACTACGTGCGGACCGGACGTAAGAACGCCCACCCGCTGGTCGTCATCCCTGGCGGTCCTGGCGCGGCGTCCGTCGCGCTGTACCGGGGCTTTCGCCGTCGCGCCGCGGCCGAAGGCCTGGACGTGATCATGATCGAGCACCGCGGGGTAGGCCTGTCACGCCACGACGATCGCGGTGCTGACCTCCCGCCGGAGGCGTTGACGATCGGCCAGGTCGTCGACGATGTGGCGGCGGTACTCGACGATGCGGGCGTTGACAAGGCAGTCATCTATGGCACCTCCTACGGCACCTATCTCGCCGCCGGGTTCGGGGTGCGCCATCCCCAACGGGTGCATGCGATGGTGCTCGACTCACCCGTGCTGTCCGCGCAGGACATTGATGCGGTCCGCGAGGCGGCCCGTCGGCTGCTCTGGAACGGCGACGACCCCGAGACCGCTGATCTGGCACCCAAGGTGCGACGGCTGGTCGGAGATGACCAGTTGACGCCCGCAGCCACCCAACTCGCGATCGCCGTCTACGGTCTGGCCGGGCCGACACTGCTGCGGCGCCAACTTGACCTGCTCCTGACGGGCAAGCACTGGCTGTGGTCGGGCATGGGCCAGGCCACCCGGCTCGTGCTGGAGCGCAAGGCGCCGTACCGAAACGAGCCCGACCTCGTCAACCGGATCGCGTACCGCGAGCTCAACTATGGGGCGACACCCGACGGCAAGCCATTTGACCCCGCGGTGGCATATCTCGAAGCTGACACGGGCACAACGCAATTCGATGCCGAGCCGTTCGATCTGGTCGCCGAGATGCCGAAGTTCACCTGGCCGACAGTGGTGATCTCCGGGGGCCGCGACCTGATCACGCCGCCGACGGTGGCGCAACGGGTCACCTCGCTGATCCCGAACTCGGTGCTGGTCAACCTTCCGACCGCGGGCCACAGCATCGTCGATCTGCGGGAAGGCGCGGCCCTGGACATCGTCGAGGCCGTCTACGACGGCACGTTCGAGACGCTCGGTGAACGTGGGGCCGGCCTGGACTCGAAGCCCGCGGGGTTGGGAATCCGGGCGTTGATCTGGGGTATCGAGGCGGCGGCGACGCTGGAGTCGGCGGTGCCCGCAGTGGTTCCCAGAACGGTACGCAGGGCTACTTCGTGA
- a CDS encoding ABC transporter family substrate-binding protein, with translation MKLQRIAQAWGMATVIAALTLTACSGSNQEAPSAGGSAEVGSTNDINPQDVANLKQGGNLRLALNDFPPNFNSLHIDGNTGDVASIERPTMPRAFRIGADGSATVNTDYFTSIELTGTDPQVVTYTINPKAVWSDGTPITWEDLQSQINATSGKDKGFAIAATNGSDRVEKVERGVDDRQAVMTFAKPWADWRGMFAGSTMLLPKASTATPEAFNRAQLNGPGPSAGPFIISNLDRGAKRITLTRNPKWWGEPPLLDSITYLILDDAARIPALQNNTIDASGLASLDEMEIARRTSGLSIRRAPGLGWYHFTFNGSPDRILADPALRRAVARGIDRNTIAAVTQRGLSDNPVPLNNHIYVAGQEGYQDNSGVVAFDPEKAKQELDDLGWRMNGQFREKDGKQLVIRDVLFDSITTRQYAQIAQNNLAQIGVKLDLDIRPAAGFFTDYITVGNFDVAQFSWSGDAFPLSSLTQIYRTGAESNFGNISSPEIDAKIEETVSELDPVKARTLANELDKLLFEEVFSLPLTQSTGNIAARSNLANFGAFGLADADYSKIGFTK, from the coding sequence ATGAAGCTCCAACGCATCGCTCAGGCCTGGGGAATGGCAACTGTGATCGCTGCGCTGACCCTGACCGCCTGCTCCGGCAGCAACCAGGAGGCGCCGTCGGCGGGTGGATCCGCAGAAGTCGGCAGCACCAACGACATCAATCCGCAGGACGTCGCGAACCTGAAGCAGGGTGGCAACCTCCGGCTGGCGCTCAACGACTTCCCGCCAAACTTCAACTCACTTCATATCGACGGCAACACCGGCGATGTCGCCTCCATCGAGCGGCCCACCATGCCGCGGGCGTTCCGGATCGGCGCCGACGGCTCAGCCACCGTCAACACCGACTACTTCACCAGTATCGAGCTGACGGGCACCGACCCGCAGGTCGTCACATACACCATCAACCCCAAAGCGGTGTGGAGCGACGGAACCCCGATCACCTGGGAAGACCTCCAGTCCCAGATCAACGCCACCAGCGGCAAGGACAAGGGTTTCGCGATCGCGGCCACCAACGGCAGCGATCGCGTGGAGAAGGTTGAACGCGGAGTCGACGACCGCCAAGCCGTCATGACGTTCGCCAAGCCCTGGGCCGACTGGCGCGGCATGTTCGCGGGCAGCACCATGCTGCTGCCAAAGGCGTCGACGGCCACCCCGGAAGCGTTCAACCGAGCACAGCTCAACGGGCCGGGCCCGTCGGCAGGACCGTTCATCATTTCCAACCTCGACCGCGGCGCGAAGCGGATCACGTTGACGCGCAACCCCAAATGGTGGGGCGAGCCACCATTGCTCGACAGCATCACCTACCTGATCCTGGACGACGCGGCCCGCATTCCGGCACTGCAGAACAACACGATCGATGCCAGCGGTCTCGCCTCGCTCGACGAGATGGAGATCGCCCGGCGGACATCGGGCCTGTCCATCCGTCGCGCCCCCGGACTCGGCTGGTACCACTTCACCTTCAACGGCTCCCCGGACAGAATCCTGGCCGATCCGGCACTGAGACGCGCCGTCGCGCGGGGCATCGACCGCAACACGATTGCGGCAGTGACCCAGCGCGGGCTATCCGACAACCCCGTGCCGCTGAACAACCACATCTACGTCGCCGGTCAGGAGGGCTACCAGGACAACAGCGGTGTCGTCGCCTTCGACCCCGAGAAGGCCAAGCAGGAACTCGACGACCTGGGCTGGCGAATGAACGGCCAGTTCCGCGAGAAAGACGGTAAGCAACTGGTCATCCGCGACGTACTCTTCGACTCGATCACCACCCGGCAGTACGCCCAGATCGCACAGAACAACCTCGCCCAGATCGGCGTCAAACTAGATCTCGACATTCGGCCGGCGGCGGGATTCTTCACCGACTACATCACCGTCGGCAACTTCGACGTCGCCCAATTCTCTTGGAGCGGCGACGCTTTCCCGCTGTCGAGCCTCACTCAGATCTATCGCACGGGTGCGGAGAGTAATTTCGGAAATATCAGCAGCCCGGAGATCGACGCCAAGATCGAGGAGACGGTCAGCGAACTGGATCCCGTGAAAGCACGCACGCTCGCCAACGAGCTGGACAAGCTGCTGTTCGAAGAGGTCTTCAGCCTTCCCCTGACTCAGTCGACCGGAAACATCGCGGCGCGAAGCAATTTGGCGAACTTCGGCGCGTTCGGCCTGGCCGATGCGGACTACTCGAAGATCGGCTTCACGAAGTAG
- a CDS encoding ABC transporter ATP-binding protein, whose product MSLLEVSNLTVAFPTDSDVVNAVRGMNFHVDPREVVALVGESGAGKSASAMAVVGLLPEYAAVSGSVRLHGDELIGLSDQRMSEIRGKTIGTVFQDPMSALTPVYTVGDQIAEAIEIHQRGTTRRAARARAIELLDLVGIAQPERRSRAFPHELSGGERQRVVIAIAIANDPDLLICDEPTTALDVTVQAQILEVLKTARDVTGAGVLIITHDLGVVAEFADRALVMYAGKPVEIASVEELYRDRRMPYTAGLLGSVPRLDAHQGARLVPIPGAPPSMTALPPGCAFEPRCPLAIDDCRAAEPDLLEVAPNHRAACIRTEEVVGRSAADIYGVSTASPDAPTGADPSVVLRVRDLVKTYKLTKGVVFRRQIGEVRAVDGIGFELQQGRTLAIVGESGSGKSTTLHQILELTAPQSGSIEVLGTDVATLDARSRRALRGDLQVVFQDPVAALDPRLPVFDVLAEPLSANGFDKNQIDNRVSELLGVVGLRLQDASRYPAEFSGGQKQRIGIARALATQPKILALDEPVSALDVSIQAGIINLLLDLQQRFGLSYLFVSHDLSVVKHLAHRVAVMYKGTIVEQGDGDQVFNSPQHTYTRRLLAAVPQPEVNRR is encoded by the coding sequence GTGAGCCTTCTAGAGGTGAGTAACCTGACCGTCGCCTTCCCGACCGACTCCGACGTCGTGAATGCGGTGCGCGGGATGAACTTTCACGTCGACCCCCGAGAGGTCGTCGCACTCGTCGGCGAATCGGGTGCCGGCAAGTCCGCGAGCGCGATGGCCGTCGTCGGCCTGCTGCCTGAATACGCCGCCGTATCCGGCTCGGTACGACTGCACGGCGACGAGCTCATTGGACTTTCCGATCAAAGGATGTCGGAGATTCGCGGGAAAACCATCGGGACGGTGTTCCAGGATCCGATGTCGGCGCTCACGCCCGTCTACACGGTCGGCGATCAGATCGCCGAGGCGATCGAGATCCATCAACGCGGCACCACACGTCGTGCGGCCCGGGCCCGGGCGATTGAATTGCTGGACCTGGTCGGCATCGCCCAGCCCGAACGGCGGTCGCGAGCCTTCCCTCATGAACTGTCCGGTGGCGAGCGGCAGCGCGTCGTCATCGCCATTGCGATCGCCAACGATCCCGATCTGCTGATCTGCGATGAGCCCACCACCGCTCTGGATGTCACTGTGCAGGCGCAGATCCTCGAGGTGCTGAAAACCGCGCGCGACGTCACCGGCGCAGGCGTCCTGATCATCACTCACGATCTCGGGGTGGTCGCCGAGTTCGCCGACCGCGCACTGGTGATGTACGCGGGAAAACCCGTTGAGATCGCGTCCGTCGAAGAGTTGTACCGCGACCGTCGAATGCCTTACACCGCTGGGCTACTCGGCTCCGTGCCCCGACTCGATGCCCACCAGGGCGCACGGCTGGTGCCGATACCCGGCGCTCCGCCATCGATGACGGCGTTGCCGCCCGGATGCGCGTTCGAGCCCCGCTGCCCGCTTGCCATCGACGACTGTCGCGCCGCCGAACCGGACCTGCTCGAGGTAGCGCCAAACCACCGTGCCGCCTGCATTCGAACCGAAGAGGTCGTCGGCCGCAGCGCCGCCGACATCTACGGCGTGTCCACCGCCTCACCGGACGCGCCGACCGGTGCCGATCCATCCGTGGTGCTGCGCGTCCGGGATTTGGTGAAGACCTACAAGCTGACCAAGGGCGTCGTCTTCCGCAGGCAGATCGGTGAGGTGCGCGCGGTCGACGGCATCGGCTTCGAACTGCAACAGGGGCGCACGCTGGCCATCGTCGGCGAATCGGGATCGGGCAAGTCCACCACTCTGCATCAGATTCTGGAATTGACCGCGCCGCAGTCGGGTTCGATCGAAGTGCTCGGTACCGACGTCGCGACTCTGGATGCCCGGTCCCGCCGGGCGCTGCGTGGCGATCTGCAGGTGGTGTTTCAGGACCCGGTGGCCGCACTGGACCCTCGGCTACCGGTGTTCGACGTTTTAGCAGAACCGTTGAGTGCCAACGGTTTCGACAAGAATCAGATCGACAATAGAGTGTCCGAGCTGCTCGGCGTCGTCGGCCTGCGACTCCAGGACGCCTCCCGGTACCCGGCGGAGTTCTCCGGCGGCCAGAAGCAGCGCATCGGTATTGCGCGGGCATTGGCTACCCAACCCAAGATCCTGGCGCTCGATGAGCCCGTTTCGGCGCTCGACGTGTCGATCCAGGCAGGCATCATCAACCTTCTGCTGGATCTACAGCAGCGGTTCGGGCTGTCCTATCTCTTCGTCTCGCACGACCTGTCGGTGGTCAAGCACCTCGCCCACCGGGTGGCGGTGATGTACAAGGGCACGATCGTCGAACAGGGCGACGGTGACCAGGTGTTCAACAGCCCGCAACACACCTACACCCGCCGATTGCTCGCAGCGGTCCCGCAGCCAGAGGTCAATCGCCGCTAG